The DNA segment AGAGCTGGACGCCAAGGCTATCCTGAAGCGGCTTGGTGAAGAACGCCCAGCCGTATTGCGGGCTCGAGATCGACATCATCGCGATCAGCCCCAGCACGAGCTGGATCCAGCGCGTGGACGTCGTCGATTGAGCCGATGATACCCCGTTGACGGTAGCCATCCTTCCCCCCTTGCGTTTCTCGCCCCAGTTTGTGGCATACGTTGTACCACGCGATACCTCCGGCGCAACGCCGGCCGCATGGTCCGATCGTATGAGGAATAAAATCGCGCGACGCGGGTTTAGCGCGTCGCGGCGACGGGTTGCTGCGGGGAACAGGCCGGCTTTTATGGCGACAGGGTCGCCAGATAGGCCGCAATCGCCAACATATCGTCCTGGCTGAGCTTGGCCACGACCGGCTGCATCAGTTCGGCGTTGGCGCCGCTGCGGGTGCCAATCTTGATGTCGTTGAGCTGGCGAAACACGTACATCGGCGAGCGGCCGGTGAGGTGCGGCACCTCACTGATGCCTTTCAGATCGGGTCCGTGGCAGGTAGCGCAGGGCTGCGTCTGGCCGCTACCGCCCTTCACGAGCGCCTCGCCGCGCGCGACGCTGCCGACAGGTACGTTGGCGACAAAGCCGAAGCGGGAGTCGCGCAGGTGGGCGCGCTCTGGCGCCTGCGGCAATTCGATGATGCGGCTGCCGATCGGCTCGCTGCCATCGATGGGAAACCGCATGCCGCCGACACGCAACTCCGTCTTCGGCACGGTGTCGGTTTCGACCACCTTGTTCCAGGCGGGGCGGGGCAGGGCGGCATAATACTTGGCCGCCTCGCGCACCTCGTCGTCGGTCACGGCCTTGGCGATCGGGAACATCGAGCCTGCGCGCGCGCCCTTGCGGTGGCCGTCCTTGAAGTCCGCCATTTGCCTGACGATGTAGGCCTCCGGCAGGCCGGCGAGATCGGAGGATTCCGGATGGCCGCCGCCGGTGGTGACGTGACACTTCGAGCACGCCTTCACGGCCGGCGGGCGTCCGTTGGCGACAACCGACGGCATCGGCGGATGGTCGTCCGGAAACCAGTCGGGCGGTGCGAAATCGTTCTCGACCTGCGCTTGCGTATATTTCCGGCTGCTGCCCGGCAGGCTCTTTTCTTCTTTGGCGTCGAAATCGGCGATCGGCGGATTGGCCGGATAGGCCCAGTCCGGAAGAGGTGTGGCGGCGCTGCCCGGCGTTGCCGAAGGCGCCGCCGACTGCGCCAGCGCGCCCGCCGCAGCCAGACCCATGACCATTAGTGCTCCCGCAAATACGAGCTTCATTTCATCCCCGCCGGCTGTTCGTGATGCCTGTTGTTATGATTGTGATTGCCATTGGCTTTGGCGGCCGGCCTGGTCGACCTTGACAGCCACGGTGAGCGTCTCCGTGCCGCCGCCGTAGCGGGTGCCGCGAACGGGCGCAGCGCCGAGATAGTCGAGGCCGATCGCGACGCGGGCATGGGCGTCGGTGGCGCAGATCGCGTTCGCGGGATCGAAGGCGACCCAGCCCAAAGCCGGCACGAAGGCTTCGGCCCAGGCGTGTCCGGCCTGCTGGTTGACCATGTTGTCGGAGCGCAGGAAATGCCCGGAAATGAAGCGGGCGGGCACGCCGACCGAGCGCGCGCAGGCGATGAAGATGTGCGCATAGTCCTGGCAGACGCCGCGTTTCAGGCCAAAGGCCTCCGCCGCCGAGGTCCCGCTATTGGTGGGATCTTCGTCGAAGGTCATGTGGTCGTTGATCTGGAGCATCAGCGCGTGCAGGAAACCGAGCACGTCCTTTTCCGACTCCGAACGCAGTTCACGCGAAAAGGCTTCCATCGCCGGATTGACCCGCGTCAGCGAGGTGGCGCGCAGGAACAGGCTCGGCGGAAAGCGCTCGTCGGTGCCGCGCAGCACGCCGCCGGTGTCGTGGGTTTCGATCAGGCCTTCGACCGTGATGGTGAGATCGGAGATCGCAGCCTCGGTGAGCACGTGGATGACGTTGCCGAAGGCGTCCTGGCCCATGTGAAGGCGGGAGTCCGAGGAAACGTCGATCTGCCATTCGACCACATATTGCCCGTCATGGCTGCGCGGCGTCATCCGCAGGATCTGCGTGATTCCGGTCGCCGCCGGCTCGTAGCGATAGGTCGTGGAATGGGCGATGCGCAGGCGCATGTGTGATTGACGCTCGACTGTTTTCGCGAAGTCATGCCCGGCCTCGTGCCGGGCATCCACGTCTTATGTTCGTCCGGCGACAAACAAGACGTGGATGGCCGGGACAAGCCCGGCCATGACGGAATTCGCTGGGATCACATTACCATTATATCAAATACTGTTTGGTGATGATTTCACCAAGCCTTGAATTGTCGGCGATGAATTCCTGAATGAATTCATGCACGCCGTGCTGGAAAATGTCGTCCATATTGCTGTGTTCCAGCCGGTTGCGGACGCCGCGGGCGTGGCGTTGCGACGCGCCCTGGCGGCCATAGGCGACCCCGATCTGGTCGAGATTGCGCGCGAGGTTGCCGTAACAACTGGCCAGCGACCGCGGCAGTGAATCGTTGAGGATCAGGAGGTCAGCGATCAGCCAGGGTTTCAGCGTTTCGCGGTAGACCCAGTGATAGGCCGTTGTCGCCGATACCGAGCGCAGGATCGAGGTCCACTGATAGTAGTCGAGCGGGCCGCCGACGTGCTCTTCCTCAGGCAGGAGCACATGGTATTTCACGTCGAGAATGCGCGCGGTGTTGTCGGCACGTTCGAGATGCACGCCGAGCCGCGAGAACCAGTAGGCGTCGTTGCGCAGCATGGTCCGGTAGGCCGAGCCATCGAAGCGCAGCGAGGTCTCCTGCACGAAACGCAGGAAACGCGCCAGCTCCTCGCGGGTCTTGGCGCCCTTGGCCCAGACTTCCTGCAACTCGATCCAGGCCGAGTTGATGGTGTCCCACATTTCGCCGGTCAGCGCCGTGCGCACCGAGCGTGAATTCAGCCGCGCCGCCTCGATGCAGTTCTTGATCGAGGAAGGGTTGTTGGTGTCGAACGACAGATAGTCGACGACGTTGTGCTCGTTGGCTTCCTTGTGGACCTTGTAGAAGTTCTGGCTGACGCCGGCGGTGAGCAGCGCCGACTCCCATTCATTGGTCTTGCCGATATAGGCGGCCGGCAGCGCCGTGACGCGCAACGTCGCGTCGATCGTGCGCGCGATATATTCGGCCCGTTCGACGTAGCGGGCGAGCCAGTAAAGATTTTCAGCGGTGCGCGACAGCATGAATCATTCGTCCAATATCCACGTGTCCTTGGTGCCCCCGCCCTGGCTCGAATTGACGACGAGCGAACCTTCCTTCAGCGCGACCCGCGTCAGTCCGCCCGGGACAATGGTGGTGCGCTGGCTTCCGGTGAGCACGAAGGGGCGCAAATCGACGTGGCGCGGCGCAAGGCCCGCTGTGGTGCAGGTCGGACAGGTCGAGAGCGCGAGCGTCGGCTGGGCGATGAAACCCTCCGGCTCGCGCTTGAGCTTGTCGCGGAACGCTTCGATGGTGGCCTTGGTCGCGGCCGGCCCGATCAGCATGCCGTAGCCGCCGGAGCCGTGAACTTCCTTCACCACGAGCTGATCCAGATTGTCGAGCACGTAAGCGAGGTCTTTCGGCTCCCGGCAACGCCAGGTCTGCACGTTCTTCAGGATCGGCTCTTCGCTGAGATAGAATTTCACGATGTCCGGCATGTAGGAATAGATCGCCTTGTCGTCGGAGATGCCGGTGCCGACCGCATTCGCAAGCGTGATATTGCCGGCGGCATAGGCCGACATCAGGCCGGGCACGCCCAGCGCGGAATCAGGACGGAAGGTGAGGGGATCGAGGAAGTCGTCGTCGAGGCGGCGGTAAATCACATCGACCCGTTTAAGGCCTTCGGTCGTGCGCATGAACACCACATCGTCCTTGACGATGAGGTCGCGGCCTTCGACCAGTTCGATGCCGAGTTTGTCGGCGAGGAAGGAATGTTCGTAATAGGCGGAGTTGTAGACGCCGGGCGTCATCAGCGCGACCGTCGGTTCAGCGGACGCGCTCAACGGCGCCACCGAACGCAACGCCGATAACAATTCGTCCGGATATTTTTCCACGGGCGCAATGCGGTGACGCGCAAACAGGTCCGGAAACAGCCGCATCATGATTTCGCGGTTTTCCAGCATGTAAGACACGCCGGACGGCGTGCGCGCATTGTCTTCCAGCACGATGAAATTTTCAGCGTCGGTGCGGATGATATCGATGCCGGCAACGTGGACGTAGATGTCGTGCGGCACGTCCTGGCCGTTCATCTCGGGGCGGAACACCGGGTTCTGGAAGATCAGATCTTCCGGCACGATGTTGGCGCGCAGGATGTCGCGGCCGTGATAGATGTCGCGCAGGAACATGTTCAGCGCCTTGACGCGCTGCTTCAGTCCCCTTTCAAGGAGCGCCCATTCCTTGGCCGACATGATTCTGGGAATGACGTCGAACGGGATCAGCCGCTCCTGGGCTTCGGCGTCGCCGTACACCGCGAACGTAATACCGATCCGGCGAAACAGCAGCTCGGCCTCTTGCCGGCGATATTCGAGAGCGTCCGGCGGCGTCTCTTTCAGCCAGCGGGACAGTTCCTGATAGGCCGGGCGAATGGCTTCGCCCAAGCCGTTCATTTCATCGAAGGCAACTGCCATGAATCGCGGACCGCCCCTCAAGCCACCAGTCACGCTACAGTGCATGACTTCACAGGATGGTAGCAAGGGTCGCGCCAGCGCGATATGGATTGATACGGGCTGATCCCGACCATTTGCCGTGGACAGCGGGGCGGACTGCTGAAAAAACAGCTTGCGACTGCTCATTTCCGCAGCAAAATTCGCCCCAACATCAAGGCCTTGGCCGGGAAAGTAATTTCGGTCAGAGAGCCCGCGCGAAGGAGAGATAATGAGTGAGATCGTCACGGCCGGAATCCTGGTGATCGGCGACGAGATCCTGTCCGGCCGGACCAAGGACAAGAACATCGGCTTCATCGCCGAGTACCTCACCAACATCGGCATCGACCTCAAGGAAGTGCGGGTGGTTGCCGATGAGGAGGCGGAGATCATCGCGGCGCTGGATGCGCTGCGGCATCGCTACACCTACGTCTTTACCACCGGCGGCATCGGGCCGACCCACGACGACATCACCGCCGACAGCATCGCAAAGGCGTTCGGCGTCGGCATCGACCATCATCCGGAGGTGGTGGCGCGGTTTCGCGAGCGCTGGGGTGAGGCCGATCTCAACGAGGCGCGGCTGCGCATGGCGCGCATTCCCGACGGCGCCGAACTGATCCAGAGCGCGACCATCCTGGCGCCGGGTTTCAAGATCGGCAATGTGATCGTGATGGCCGGCGTGCCGACCATCATGCAGGCGATGATGGATATCGTGGCGCCGAAACTCAAATCCGGCGTGCGGATGCTGTCGGAGAGCGTGCGCGCCAATGCGCGCGAAGGCGACGTCGGCGGCCCCTTGCGCGCGATCGCACTGGCCCATCCCGACACCGTCATCGGCAGCTACCCGTTCATGGACGAGGACAACAAACCCAACACCAATCTCGTGGTGCGTTCGCGCGACCCGGAAAAGCTTGCGGCGGCGATGGGCGCGGTCAAGGAAATGCTGGCTGGATTGAACGTAAGCCGCTAGTGGTCCGATTCTAACATTCGCATCCTTGCTGCATGAGCTTTGAGGGGACTGAGGAGATCAAAATGGCGGAACATCCGGAACTGAGTGCACAGGAACGGGCGGGCAAGGCCTTTCCGGTGTCATGGGATCAGTTTCACCGGGATTGCCGGGCGTTGACGTGGCGGCTCAACGAGGTCGGGCCGTTTCATGCCGTCATTGCGATCACCCGCGGCGGCTTGGTGCCGGCGGCGATTGTGGCGCGCGAGCTCGGGGTGCGCGTGATCGATACGGTCTGCATTGCGAGTTACGATCACAACAAGCAGGGCGACCTGAATGTGCTCAAAGGCGTTTCGCCCGATACGGCAAAGCTTGGCGGCGGCACCGGCAAGGGGCTTCTGATCGTCGACGACCTCGTCGATACCGGCAAGACCGGCCGCATGGTGCGCGATCTGCTGCCGGATGCGCATTTCGCCACCGTCTACGCCAAGCCCAAGGGACGCCCGCTGGTCGACACCTTCATTACCGAGGTGTCGCAGGACACCTGGATCTTCTTTCCCTGGGACACCGCGCTGTCGTTCCAGCCGCCGATCCGCGACGGCGCGGCGTGAGGGCTCCGTCGTCGTTCCGGGATGCGCCGCCAGGCGCAGACCCGGAATCCATTTATCCGCATTGACGCGGCACGATGGATTCCGGGCTCTCGCTTCGCGAGCCCCGGAATGACGGCAGCGTAGTTGGGTACGTCCATGCCCCTGCAAAACCGCGTGCTGCCGACCGGCGAGATCGTCGCTCACCCGGCGCGCGGGATGTTCACGGGCAATCGCGGCATCATCCATAACCCTGAAACCAAAACGCTGCTCAGGAAGCGCTGGTCGACCGACGCCTGGCTCACCTGCGTGCTGGAATTTCGTGGCCGGCGGCGCAAGGTGATGGAACGCCGAAGCTGGACCGAGCTGTTCTTTCTCGATGAGGCCACGGCCTTCGCGGCGGGGCACCGGCCTTGTTTCTATTGCCGGCGGGACGACGCCGTCAGTTTCCGCGCCGCCTGGGAGAAAGGCAATCGGACCGGCGAGGTGCTCGCGCCCGAGATGGATGCCGTCTTGCATCGCGAGCGTTTCGCTTCAGCCAGGAAGCTGCACCCGTTGCCGAAGGCGATCGGCAAACTGCCCGACGGCACGATGGTGCAGGCGGGTGAAGAGAGTTTTCTGATCGCCGGGGGAAAGCCGCTAGCTTGGTCGCCGTCCGGCTATCGCGCGGTGAAGGGCCGCATCGGTGATGCAAAGCTCCTGACGCCGCCTTCGATCGTGCGCGCGTTTACGGCCGGTTACCGGCCGGTGCTGCATGGGAGTGCGGGGGCTATCGGTTAGCGGCCGTGTCCCGGGCGCACCGCGGCGTGCAACGACGCGGTGCAGAACCGGGACCCCTGGACGCAATAGGTCCGGCATCTGCAGCGCAATACTCCGTATCGCACCGCGCGCGGGACAGGAGAGCTCACCCCAGCCTCTCGCGCGCCAGCTTCGCGCCGGCGCCGAGCGCCATCAGCTTGGCTTCGGCGATGTCGCGTCGCATCGGCGCCATGCCGCAATTGGTGGTCGGGATGATGTCGCTCTTGGCGACATGCTTCGAGACAGCCTCGATGGTGGCGACGACGTCCCCAGCGGTCTCGACCGTGTCGCTCGCAACGTCGATCACGCCGGCCTGAACCTCTTGCCCTTCAGCAACGCAAGCAGCTCGAGCGGCACCTTCGAATTGCGGCATTCGATCGCGACCTGCTGGATCGGGCTCTTGGCGATGACGGGGAAAATATCCTCGTACTGCCGCCACTCCTTGCCGAGCGTGTCCTTCCAGTCGGTGTTGGCCTTGATGCCATAGCCGTAGCAGATGTGGACGGCGGTGGCGCAGGTCAGACCTTCGGCGGCGCGCACCAGCGCTTTGATGCCCCAGTCGTTGACCTCGTCCATGTAGACGTTGAAGGCGGGTTCGTCGAACTGGATGAGATCGATGCCGTCGGCCTGCAAGGCCTTGGCTTCCTCGTTGAGCAATTCGGCAAAGGCGAACGCCATCTTGACGCGGTCGCCGTAATATTTGTCGGCGATAGTGTCGATGATGGTCATCGGGCCGGGCAGGGTGAACTTCACCTTGTGTGCGGTGTGGGTGCGGGCGACGCGGGCCTCATCGGCGTGGACGCGGCCCTTGAGCTTGAGCGGCGCGACGACCTGCGGCACCATCGCCTTGTAGCGATCTTTTCGGATTCCCATCTCGACCTTGTGGGCGAAGTCGATGCCGTCGACCTTTTCCAGAAAACCGTGCACGAAATGCTGACGTGCCTGCTCGCCTTCGGTGACGATGTCGATGCCGGCGTCTTCCTGAAGTTTTATCGCAAGCACCGTCGCATCGCGCTTGGCGCGGGCAAGCTCGTCGCCCTGCGACCGCCACGGCGCCCACAGCTTGTTCGGCTCGGCCAGCCATTCGGGCTTGGGCAGGGAGCCGGCAATCGTGGTCGGAAACAGCATGTTGGGCGTATCCTCTAACGTTTAGGGTTTGTTGGGCCTCTCAATGCCATGTCCTGATGCCGAGGTACATGGGTAATCCGGATATGGCATGCGACCAAAGCAGGGGGTAGGATCGCGCTGTGACGCCATCATACGGAATTTCGCATGATCGATCTCTATTACGCGCCGACGCCGAACGGCTGGAAAATCTCGATCATGCTGGAAGAGCTCGGCATTCCCTACACGGTCAAGCCGGTCAACATTCGCGCTGGCGATCAGTTCAAGCCGGAGTTTCTGGCGATCAGCCCGAACAACCGAATCCCTGCGATCGTCGATCTCAAGCCGGCCGATGGCGGCGGACCGTTTTCGGTGTTCGAGACCGGCGCGATCCTGATCTATCTCGCCGATAAATTCGGCCGCTTCCTGCCGACGGAATTGCGTGCGCGCTCGGTCGTGATCCAATGGGTGATGTGGCAGACGAGCGGGCTCGGGCCGATGCTCGGCCAGCATGGGCATTTCGCGCTCTATGCGCCGGAAAAGATTCCGTACGCGATCGAGCGCTACCGCGACGAGGCGGCGCGGCTGTATCACGTGCTCGACGTGCAGTTGGGCAAGACCGGCGCCTATGTCGCCGGCCACGACTACACGATCGCCGACATCGCCTGTTTTCCCTGGACCATGACCCACAAGGCGCAAGGCTTCACGCTCGACGATTATCCAAACGTCAAGCGCTGGTACGCTGACATTCGCGCGCGGCCGCAGGTGCAGGCGGGATTGGCTATCGGCAAATTCGTCAAGGAGCCGTTCGACGAGGAAGCGCGCAGGAACATGTTCGGCCAGCGCGCCAAGGAGATGACGGGGAAGACGTGAAGCGTGTCCCGGGCGTGACTAGCGGCGCCGTAAGCGCGTTTACGCGCGTCTTGGACGCGCTATGGCGACGCGGTGCTGAACCGGGACCCAGGATCAATGATCTGAGATAGTATGGGTCCCGCATCTGCGGCGCAGCGCTTGGGCGCCGCACCGCGCGCGGGACAGGAGATCAAAATATAAGGAAAAACACCATGATCGAATTCTTCTTCGATTGTTCGAGCCCCTGGACCTATCTCGCCTTTCACAACATCCAGCCGCTGGCGCGGGAATTCGACGAGGAAATCTCGTGGCGGCCGATCCTGGTGGGCGGCATCTTCAACACCATCAATCCGAGCGTCTACGCCAAACGCGAAAATCCCGTGCCGGCGAAGCTCGCTTACGAGAAGAAGGATGTGGCGGACTGGGCACGTGTCGCAGGCCTTAAGATCACGATGCGGCCGACGGTGTTTCCGGTAAACAGCGTCAAGGCGATGCGCGGTTGTCTATGGCTGGACAAGGACATGCTGCCGTTCGCGCGCACCGCGTTCCAGGTCTATTGGGGCGAGGACAAGGACATCTCAAAGGACGACGTGCTGGCGGAAGTCTGTCAGCGCTGCGGCATCGACGCGAAAGCGTTCTTTGCCGGCATCGGCGAGCAGGCGATCAAGGATCAGCTCAAGGCCAATACCGACGAGGTGATGGCGCGCGGCGGTTTCGGCTCGCCGACGATCTTCCTCGACAAGACCGACATGTATTTCGGCAATGACCGCCTGCCGTTGATCCGCGAGGCGCTGGCGCGGCGAAAAGCGACCGCGGCGTAGCTTATGATTTCGGCGGGCAGGGCCAGGGACGTTGCGCCCCGCGCAGCGTCTCGAACGCCTTCGCCATCGCAAGCACGCCGAGGTCGTCGAAGCGGCGGCCGATAATCTGCACGCCGATCGGAAAGCCTTCCGCATCATAGCCGCCGTTGATGGAGATCGCGGGATTCTCCGCCATGTTCCAGGGCACCGTGTAGGCGATGTGCTCGAACGGCCGGGCCGGATCGTTCAGGGGCGAGGCCAGTTCGGCGGCGAATTTCACGACCGGCGACACCGGCGAGATCAGATAGTCGATATCGGCGAACAGGGGTGCGGCGGCGGCGCGCATCGCCATCGTCGTGTTGAATCCCCGGATGACGTCGACGCCGGATAGTTTTGCGCCAGCTTCCGCCCAGTTCAGAATA comes from the Bradyrhizobium erythrophlei genome and includes:
- a CDS encoding c-type cytochrome, which produces MKLVFAGALMVMGLAAAGALAQSAAPSATPGSAATPLPDWAYPANPPIADFDAKEEKSLPGSSRKYTQAQVENDFAPPDWFPDDHPPMPSVVANGRPPAVKACSKCHVTTGGGHPESSDLAGLPEAYIVRQMADFKDGHRKGARAGSMFPIAKAVTDDEVREAAKYYAALPRPAWNKVVETDTVPKTELRVGGMRFPIDGSEPIGSRIIELPQAPERAHLRDSRFGFVANVPVGSVARGEALVKGGSGQTQPCATCHGPDLKGISEVPHLTGRSPMYVFRQLNDIKIGTRSGANAELMQPVVAKLSQDDMLAIAAYLATLSP
- a CDS encoding transglutaminase family protein; translated protein: MRLRIAHSTTYRYEPAATGITQILRMTPRSHDGQYVVEWQIDVSSDSRLHMGQDAFGNVIHVLTEAAISDLTITVEGLIETHDTGGVLRGTDERFPPSLFLRATSLTRVNPAMEAFSRELRSESEKDVLGFLHALMLQINDHMTFDEDPTNSGTSAAEAFGLKRGVCQDYAHIFIACARSVGVPARFISGHFLRSDNMVNQQAGHAWAEAFVPALGWVAFDPANAICATDAHARVAIGLDYLGAAPVRGTRYGGGTETLTVAVKVDQAGRQSQWQSQS
- a CDS encoding alpha-E domain-containing protein; amino-acid sequence: MLSRTAENLYWLARYVERAEYIARTIDATLRVTALPAAYIGKTNEWESALLTAGVSQNFYKVHKEANEHNVVDYLSFDTNNPSSIKNCIEAARLNSRSVRTALTGEMWDTINSAWIELQEVWAKGAKTREELARFLRFVQETSLRFDGSAYRTMLRNDAYWFSRLGVHLERADNTARILDVKYHVLLPEEEHVGGPLDYYQWTSILRSVSATTAYHWVYRETLKPWLIADLLILNDSLPRSLASCYGNLARNLDQIGVAYGRQGASQRHARGVRNRLEHSNMDDIFQHGVHEFIQEFIADNSRLGEIITKQYLI
- a CDS encoding circularly permuted type 2 ATP-grasp protein, whose amino-acid sequence is MAVAFDEMNGLGEAIRPAYQELSRWLKETPPDALEYRRQEAELLFRRIGITFAVYGDAEAQERLIPFDVIPRIMSAKEWALLERGLKQRVKALNMFLRDIYHGRDILRANIVPEDLIFQNPVFRPEMNGQDVPHDIYVHVAGIDIIRTDAENFIVLEDNARTPSGVSYMLENREIMMRLFPDLFARHRIAPVEKYPDELLSALRSVAPLSASAEPTVALMTPGVYNSAYYEHSFLADKLGIELVEGRDLIVKDDVVFMRTTEGLKRVDVIYRRLDDDFLDPLTFRPDSALGVPGLMSAYAAGNITLANAVGTGISDDKAIYSYMPDIVKFYLSEEPILKNVQTWRCREPKDLAYVLDNLDQLVVKEVHGSGGYGMLIGPAATKATIEAFRDKLKREPEGFIAQPTLALSTCPTCTTAGLAPRHVDLRPFVLTGSQRTTIVPGGLTRVALKEGSLVVNSSQGGGTKDTWILDE
- a CDS encoding competence/damage-inducible protein A — its product is MSEIVTAGILVIGDEILSGRTKDKNIGFIAEYLTNIGIDLKEVRVVADEEAEIIAALDALRHRYTYVFTTGGIGPTHDDITADSIAKAFGVGIDHHPEVVARFRERWGEADLNEARLRMARIPDGAELIQSATILAPGFKIGNVIVMAGVPTIMQAMMDIVAPKLKSGVRMLSESVRANAREGDVGGPLRAIALAHPDTVIGSYPFMDEDNKPNTNLVVRSRDPEKLAAAMGAVKEMLAGLNVSR
- the gpt gene encoding xanthine phosphoribosyltransferase — its product is MAEHPELSAQERAGKAFPVSWDQFHRDCRALTWRLNEVGPFHAVIAITRGGLVPAAIVARELGVRVIDTVCIASYDHNKQGDLNVLKGVSPDTAKLGGGTGKGLLIVDDLVDTGKTGRMVRDLLPDAHFATVYAKPKGRPLVDTFITEVSQDTWIFFPWDTALSFQPPIRDGAA
- a CDS encoding glutathione S-transferase N-terminal domain-containing protein, whose product is MIDLYYAPTPNGWKISIMLEELGIPYTVKPVNIRAGDQFKPEFLAISPNNRIPAIVDLKPADGGGPFSVFETGAILIYLADKFGRFLPTELRARSVVIQWVMWQTSGLGPMLGQHGHFALYAPEKIPYAIERYRDEAARLYHVLDVQLGKTGAYVAGHDYTIADIACFPWTMTHKAQGFTLDDYPNVKRWYADIRARPQVQAGLAIGKFVKEPFDEEARRNMFGQRAKEMTGKT
- a CDS encoding 2-hydroxychromene-2-carboxylate isomerase gives rise to the protein MIEFFFDCSSPWTYLAFHNIQPLAREFDEEISWRPILVGGIFNTINPSVYAKRENPVPAKLAYEKKDVADWARVAGLKITMRPTVFPVNSVKAMRGCLWLDKDMLPFARTAFQVYWGEDKDISKDDVLAEVCQRCGIDAKAFFAGIGEQAIKDQLKANTDEVMARGGFGSPTIFLDKTDMYFGNDRLPLIREALARRKATAA